The following coding sequences lie in one Polluticoccus soli genomic window:
- a CDS encoding HEPN domain-containing protein, giving the protein MDENIRWKGYFYHPSNKNDQLPGLLTFNQSDGIELELFGHFETVRSVSSREQTILLGFTSEGKKLTLLNCFEDSRGMSLPGFPTSSYSAIYLFVGQHFEGVDQIEFNSCAIEYQDLNYWLDISGFEVPKYNYEINELNVTYRQPDRITFMLKEDWKAEFEFVFNRPFEYWQPHSEVRIRQAPIFKLIPSSLTSFNDFHETYSSFNSFLSINYFSYPKQLSVTFYIDKEADDKHGANFIKVDLYFQRGVDFKNKRHDSRHRFLLEYKNYGEHFDQFVTRWYELEEIVEASISILTETLMNRGNPMELHFISLVQALENYHRRVIDSNKKSLNIRLDEIVSRLPSKVADVLLSSEIDFTKRVTKNRNYYTHYSEDHKKFAHSISELFVLSEKLKLILIVSLMIDLGLAAEKIELYVLTKGMYNFNHIIDAKKYTEFIRENA; this is encoded by the coding sequence ATGGATGAAAACATCAGGTGGAAAGGGTACTTCTACCATCCATCAAACAAAAATGACCAGCTTCCGGGCTTGTTAACGTTCAATCAGAGCGATGGTATTGAGTTGGAGTTATTCGGCCACTTTGAAACTGTACGATCTGTATCATCCAGGGAACAGACGATTTTGCTTGGATTTACTTCCGAAGGCAAAAAGCTAACGCTGCTAAATTGCTTTGAGGACTCTCGCGGAATGAGCTTACCTGGGTTTCCTACTTCAAGCTACTCAGCTATATATCTATTCGTTGGTCAACATTTTGAGGGCGTAGATCAAATAGAATTCAATAGTTGTGCAATTGAATATCAGGATTTAAATTACTGGCTCGATATAAGCGGTTTTGAAGTTCCAAAATATAACTATGAAATAAACGAGTTAAACGTTACTTACCGCCAGCCAGATCGCATAACTTTTATGCTTAAAGAAGATTGGAAGGCTGAGTTTGAATTCGTATTCAATAGGCCATTCGAGTATTGGCAACCTCACTCTGAAGTTCGAATTCGCCAAGCACCTATATTTAAATTGATACCTAGTTCTTTAACATCGTTTAACGATTTTCACGAAACATACTCCAGCTTCAATTCATTCTTATCAATAAACTACTTTTCATACCCGAAGCAACTGTCCGTTACATTCTACATCGACAAAGAAGCCGACGATAAACATGGGGCAAACTTTATTAAAGTTGATCTATACTTTCAAAGAGGGGTCGACTTCAAAAACAAACGTCATGATAGCCGGCACCGATTCTTATTGGAATACAAGAACTATGGAGAACATTTTGATCAATTTGTAACACGGTGGTATGAACTGGAGGAAATTGTTGAGGCATCCATAAGTATTTTGACCGAAACATTGATGAATCGTGGAAACCCAATGGAGTTGCACTTCATCAGTTTAGTTCAGGCGCTTGAAAACTATCATCGCCGCGTAATCGATTCAAATAAAAAGAGTCTGAATATACGACTGGATGAAATTGTTAGCCGTCTTCCGTCAAAAGTTGCCGATGTGTTGCTTTCGAGCGAAATTGATTTTACTAAAAGAGTAACTAAAAATAGGAACTACTATACTCATTACTCGGAAGACCACAAAAAATTTGCACATTCAATTAGCGAATTGTTTGTATTATCTGAGAAATTGAAATTGATTTTGATTGTTTCGTTAATGATCGACCTAGGTCTTGCAGCCGAGAAAATTGAATTATATGTGCTCACTAAAGGCATGTATAATTTTAACCATATAATTGATGCAAAAAAGTACACAGAATTCATTCGCGAGAACGCGTGA